The proteins below are encoded in one region of Helianthus annuus cultivar XRQ/B chromosome 2, HanXRQr2.0-SUNRISE, whole genome shotgun sequence:
- the LOC110915411 gene encoding protein DETOXIFICATION 31 translates to MDSNAETPLLTSKHITTNAHFTGDAQDIPPINGISDFFVEFGVESKKLWYLAGPAIFTTVCQYSLGAITQTFAGHVGTLDLAAVSIENSVIAGFSLGIMVGMGSALETLCGQAYGAGQLDMLGIYMQRSWIILFVTGLIMMFLYIFATPLLLLIGQTEAISHAAGKMALWMIPQLFAYAANYPIAKFLQAQSKIMVMSYISGVALVIHTVFSWLFMLKLGWGLWGGALVLNFSWWFMVVAQMVYIMSGTCGQAWSGFSWAAFSNLWGFVKLSFASAIMLCLETWYFMALVLFAGYLKNAEIAVDALSICTNILGWAVMVAIGFNAAVSVRVSNELGAAHPRTAKFSVVVVVIFSFIVGVLLAILLTIFRHQYPAIFANNLEVQQAVYALTPLLAVCLIINNIQPALSGVAIGAGWQAAIAYINIACYYIFGVPLGLSLGFALNWGVKGIWMGMLTGTVVQTIILIWICVRTNWEKEASMAEERIRKWSGQKRIVEEQ, encoded by the exons ATGGATTCCAACGCAGAAACACCTCTTCTTACCTCTAAACACATCACAACCAATGCTCATTTCACCGGTGATGCTCAAGATATCCCTCCGATAAATGGAATAAGCGATTTCTTCGTCGAATTCGGAGTTGAATCGAAGAAGCTATGGTACCTTGCAGGCCCCGCAATTTTCACTACTGTTTGTCAATACTCACTCGGAGCCATCACTCAGACGTTCGCTGGTCATGTTGGAACTCTTGATCTCGCAGCGGTTTCGATTGAAAACTCGGTTATTGCCGGGTTTTCGTTGGGGATTATG GTCGGAATGGGTAGCGCGTTGGAGACGCTATGCGGGCAAGCATACGGAGCCGGGCAATTAGACATGTTAGGAATCTATATGCAAAGGTCATGGATCATCTTATTCGTCACAGGTCTAATCATGATGTTCCTCTACATATTCGCAACCCCGTTACTCCTCTTAATAGGACAAACCGAAGCCATATCACACGCGGCCGGTAAGATGGCGTTGTGGATGATTCCACAGCTGTTCGCGTACGCCGCGAACTACCCGATCGCTAAGTTTCTACAGGCGCAGAGTAAGATCATGGTCATGTCTTACATATCCGGTGTAGCATTGGTTATTCATACCGTGTTTAGCTGGCTGTTTATGTTGAAGTTGGGCTGGGGGTTGTGGGGTGGAGCCCTTGTGCTTAATTTTTCTTGGTGGTTCATGGTGGTGGCTCAGATGGTTTATATTATGAGTGGGACATGTGGTCAGGCTTGGTCTGGGTTCAGTTGGGCGGCTTTTAGCAATTTGTGGGGATTCGTTAAACTTTCGTTTGCATCTGCTATAATGCTTTG CTTGGAGACATGGTATTTTATGGCGTTGGTACTTTTTGCCGGATATCTAAAGAATGCTGAAATTGCAGTCGATGCACTCTCCATATG CACAAACATTCTTGGGTGGGCAGTTATGGTAGCAATCGGATTCAATGCAGCTGTCAG TGTAAGGGTGTCCAATGAACTAGGAGCAGCCCATCCAAGAACCGCGAAATTctctgtggtggtggtggtgatctTCTCATTTATCGTCGGTGTTCTATTGGCCATCCTTCTGACCATTTTCCGGCATCAATATCCAGCCATATTTGCCAACAATTTAGAAGTTCAACAAGCAGTTTACGCTCTTACTCCATTGCTAGCAGTCTGCCTCATCATTAACAATATTCAACCCGCACTTTCTG GGGTGGCAATCGGGGCGGGATGGCAAGCTGCGATTGCTTATATAAATATTGCATGCTACTACATTTTTGGTGTTCCTTTGGGACTAAGTTTGGGATTTGCACTAAATTGGGGTGTGAAG GGTATATGGATGGGCATGTTAACAGGAACAGTGGTGCAAACCATTATCTTGATTTGGATTTGTGTTAGAACCAACTGGGAGAAAGAG GCATCTATGGCTGAAGAGAGAATTAGAAAATGGTCAGGTCAAAAGAGGATTGTGGAAGAGCAATAA